A part of Rhopalosiphum maidis isolate BTI-1 chromosome 3, ASM367621v3, whole genome shotgun sequence genomic DNA contains:
- the LOC113560128 gene encoding uncharacterized protein LOC113560128: MNDIFNKQNRSTQGEHNIYIGYLLPTITEIMLKFEKLENSHMCYCQPLITSLHEGVNKRFEEHLNDEFLIIAVTSHQFFITAIPTKKLETLNLTPTLKKVFIKYNTPLPSSAPVEHVFNIGGAILSKKGGRLSDEHFEKTMLLKCNKIFWK, from the exons AtgaatgatattttcaataagcAAAACCGTTCTACCCAA ggtgaacataatatatacattggaTATTTATTGCCCACTATAActgaaataatgttaaaatttgaaaaacttgAAAACAGTCACATGTGTTATTGCCAGCCTTTAATAACTTCTCTCCATGAAGGAGTTAATAAAAGATTTGAAGAACATTTAAATGATGAATTTCTTATAATTGCAGTAACATcacatcaattttttataactgc AATTCCAACAAAGAAACTGGAAACTCTTAATTTGACTCCTACATTGaagaaagtttttattaagtataatactcCATTACCCTCTAGTGCTCCAGTTGAGCATGTGTTTAATATTGGTGGagctattttatcaaaaaaaggGGGAAGATTGAGTGATGAACACTTTGAAAAAACCATGTTACTTAAATGCAACAAAATTTTTtggaaatga
- the LOC113559944 gene encoding LOW QUALITY PROTEIN: F-box only protein 44-like (The sequence of the model RefSeq protein was modified relative to this genomic sequence to represent the inferred CDS: substituted 1 base at 1 genomic stop codon): MEALKNHHQLFDLLPNEVIVNTFTFMDADTLFDCRLVCKRWKELIDEYAFQEKAARENEFMNDGRGYYSFSQINSNDIRKLDLPXYVFYVIIKYDPFNRNLVKNHCGQGGLNHWGNITNTLWSMPGDFDMFNFVDMSCIQQIPQDNRYVLSDPDFDGYTSCFVIDFQYLRTIDQQIIFKDYGLNEIVMKTLRPKISFSAWYYRDNSQHISYTLRATVHSRTNEIIGLCDNVDTGLQREFGWNKVSNSFEIQGDETSLILHHSIMDSRFSCSMTNFKMSCSVVKIPLPIKYKNVNSYMYI; encoded by the exons atggaagcgttaaaaaatcatcaccaactttttgatttattgCCGAATGAAGTAATTGTAAACACATTTACCTTTATGGACGCAGACACGCTTTTCGATTGCAGACTTGTGTGTAAACGATGGAAAGAACTAATAGATGAATATGCATTTCAAGAAAAAGCTGCTCGAGAAAACGAGTTTATGAATGATGGCCGAGGGTACTACAGTTTCTCACAAATCAATTCAAATGACATTAGAAAACTGGATTTACCGTGATACGTTTTTTATGTGATAATCAAATATGATCCATTCAACAGAAATTTGGTGAAAAACCACTGTGGGCAGG gCGGATTAAACCATTGGggaaatattactaatacgtTATGGTCTATGCCTGGTGATTTTGATATGTTTAACTTTGTTGACATGTCGTGTATTCAACAAATACCACAGGATAATCGTTATGTTTTATCCGATCCAGATTTTGATGGATATACAAgttgttttgttattgattttcaGTATTTACGGACAATAgatcaacaaattatatttaaagattatggtttaaatgaaATCGTGATGAAAACTCTTCGACctaaaatttcatttagtGCATG GTATTATAGAGATAATAGTCAACATATCAGTTATACGTTACGCGCAACTGTTCACAGTAGAACAAATGAAATCATAGGTCTATGTGATAATGTCGATACTGGTCTACAAAGGGAATTTGGATGGAAtaaa gtttcAAATTCGTTTGAAATTCAAGGAGATGAAACTTCCTTAATTCTACACCATTCCATAATGGACTCAAGGTTTTCATGTTCGATgaccaattttaaaatgtcgtgCTCTGTAGTTAAAATTCCgctaccaataaaatataaaaatgttaattcttacatgtatatctaa